A stretch of the Massilia varians genome encodes the following:
- the fdhD gene encoding formate dehydrogenase accessory sulfurtransferase FdhD gives MNAGEGFFAPQGARRLPVQRWRDGELAGAAELVADEVPVALVYNGISHAVMLASPQDLEDFALGFSLGERIVRDARDIHDIDVEQAGHGIAIEMRIAAGAMMRLKETRRARTGKTGCGLCGVESLERFGEDAFAELGEGAQAGFAPAALHRAMAAMAARQDLHHATGAVHAAGWAGRDGELLCVREDIGRHNALDKLVGALARGKADTTDGFAVVTSRASFEMVQKAARAGFPLLAAVSAPTALAVQVAERAGLTLAGFVRGGRHVLYSHPQRLAPEAG, from the coding sequence GTGAACGCGGGGGAAGGCTTCTTCGCGCCGCAGGGCGCGCGCCGCCTGCCGGTGCAGCGCTGGCGCGACGGAGAACTGGCCGGCGCGGCCGAGCTGGTGGCGGACGAGGTGCCGGTCGCGCTCGTTTATAACGGCATCAGCCATGCGGTGATGCTGGCGTCCCCGCAGGACCTGGAAGATTTCGCGCTCGGCTTTTCGCTGGGCGAACGGATCGTGCGCGACGCGCGCGACATCCACGACATCGACGTCGAACAGGCTGGGCACGGCATCGCCATCGAGATGCGCATCGCCGCCGGCGCCATGATGCGCCTGAAGGAGACGCGCCGCGCGCGCACCGGAAAAACCGGCTGCGGCCTGTGCGGCGTGGAGAGCCTGGAGCGCTTCGGCGAGGATGCCTTCGCCGAGCTGGGGGAGGGCGCCCAGGCAGGCTTCGCGCCCGCAGCCCTGCACCGGGCGATGGCGGCGATGGCGGCGCGCCAGGACCTGCACCACGCGACCGGTGCCGTGCACGCGGCCGGCTGGGCCGGCCGCGATGGCGAACTGCTGTGCGTGCGCGAAGACATCGGCCGCCACAACGCCCTCGACAAGCTGGTCGGCGCACTGGCGCGCGGCAAGGCGGATACGACGGACGGCTTCGCGGTGGTGACCAGCCGCGCCAGCTTCGAGATGGTGCAGAAGGCCGCGCGCGCGGGCTTTCCGCTGCTGGCCGCGGTCTCGGCGCCGACCGCGCTGGCGGTGCAGGTGGCCGAGCGGGCAGGGCTGACCCTAGCCGGCTTTGTGCGGGGCGGACGCCACGTCCTGTACAGCCATCCGCAACGGCTCGCGCCCGAAGCGGGGTGA
- a CDS encoding FdhF/YdeP family oxidoreductase: MSKHSSELRIENPTMPAGGWGSVQEVSTILLHQRVPLKDSPLLLKQNKPDGFACVSCAWAKPANPHPFEFCESGAKATAWETTSKAIGADFFERHTVTELEAWDDHRLEDQGRLTVPLRYDPQTDKYREIGWDSAFAEIGALLRAMDRKGVVFYSSGRASLETSYMYGLLARMYGNNNLPDSSNMCHESTSVGLQKTIGVPVGTVTLEDFEHTDCIFFFGQNVGVNSPRMLHQLQQARRRGVPIITFNPLRERGLVSFTNPQSPTEMLTGAETAISTQYHQVKPGGDTAAIMGLCKAIFAFDDATRAAGSQRLLDTAFLQEHTDGLKHFEAAVRACAWGDIERESGLRRAALESAAQVYCSASAVMAVYGMGVTQHRNGVQNVEMIVNLLLLRGNIGKPGAGVCPVRGHSNVQGQRTVGITEKPELAPLDKLEQQYGFAPPREPGMNTVEACEGILAGRVQAFIGLGGNFVRAVPERQLMEAAWRAIPLTVQVSTKLNRNHLVHGKASYILPCLGRIEIDRQAGGAQDVTIEDSTACMHGSRGMAEPVAPSLLSEPAIVAGIAKATLAPNPRVDWDRWVADYATIRDAIAETYPEIFHDFNARMWTPGGIRKPLGAAHRVWKTESGKANFTVPEALQGNPDLKGGSSTLRLFTVRSDGQFNTTIYSHDDRFRGVYGSRMVIFMARADMARHALTQGELVTLRCAAEDGVERRVGGLAVVPYDVPEGCIAGYFPELNPLIPLWHHAKESKVPAAKAIDVILERGGRPS, from the coding sequence ATGAGCAAGCATTCGAGTGAGCTGAGGATCGAGAACCCGACGATGCCGGCGGGCGGCTGGGGTTCGGTGCAGGAAGTCTCCACCATCCTGCTGCACCAGCGCGTGCCGTTGAAGGACAGTCCGCTGCTGCTGAAGCAGAACAAGCCGGACGGCTTTGCCTGCGTGAGCTGCGCCTGGGCCAAGCCGGCCAATCCGCATCCCTTCGAGTTCTGCGAGAGCGGGGCCAAGGCCACGGCCTGGGAAACCACCAGCAAGGCCATTGGGGCCGACTTCTTCGAACGCCATACGGTCACCGAACTCGAGGCCTGGGACGACCACCGTCTGGAAGACCAGGGCCGCCTGACCGTGCCGCTGCGCTACGACCCGCAGACCGACAAGTACCGCGAGATCGGCTGGGACAGCGCGTTTGCCGAGATCGGCGCGCTGCTGCGTGCCATGGACCGCAAGGGGGTGGTGTTCTACAGCTCGGGCCGGGCCTCGCTCGAGACCTCCTACATGTACGGCTTGCTGGCGCGCATGTACGGCAACAACAACCTGCCGGACAGCTCCAACATGTGCCATGAAAGCACCTCGGTCGGGCTGCAAAAGACCATCGGCGTGCCGGTCGGCACCGTGACGCTGGAGGACTTCGAGCACACCGACTGCATCTTCTTCTTCGGCCAGAACGTGGGCGTGAACAGCCCGCGCATGCTGCACCAGCTGCAGCAGGCGCGCCGGCGCGGCGTGCCGATCATCACCTTCAACCCGCTGCGCGAGCGCGGACTGGTCAGCTTCACCAATCCGCAATCGCCCACCGAGATGCTCACCGGGGCCGAGACGGCCATCAGCACCCAGTACCACCAGGTCAAGCCCGGCGGCGACACCGCCGCCATCATGGGCCTGTGCAAGGCCATCTTCGCCTTCGACGACGCCACCCGCGCGGCGGGCAGCCAGCGGCTGCTCGATACCGCCTTCCTGCAGGAACACACCGATGGCCTGAAACACTTCGAGGCGGCGGTGCGCGCCTGCGCCTGGGGCGACATCGAACGCGAATCGGGCCTGCGCCGCGCCGCCCTCGAAAGCGCGGCCCAGGTGTACTGCAGCGCCAGCGCCGTGATGGCTGTCTACGGCATGGGCGTGACGCAGCACCGCAACGGCGTGCAGAACGTGGAGATGATCGTCAACCTGCTGCTCCTGCGCGGGAACATCGGCAAGCCCGGCGCCGGCGTGTGCCCGGTGCGCGGCCACTCCAACGTGCAGGGCCAGCGCACGGTCGGCATCACCGAAAAGCCCGAGCTGGCGCCGCTCGACAAGCTGGAACAACAGTACGGCTTCGCGCCGCCGCGCGAACCCGGCATGAACACGGTCGAGGCCTGCGAAGGCATCCTGGCCGGACGTGTGCAGGCCTTCATCGGCCTGGGCGGAAACTTCGTGCGCGCGGTGCCCGAGCGCCAGCTGATGGAGGCCGCGTGGCGCGCCATTCCGCTGACGGTGCAGGTCTCGACCAAGCTCAATCGCAACCACCTGGTCCATGGCAAGGCATCCTACATCCTGCCCTGCCTGGGACGGATCGAGATCGACCGCCAGGCCGGCGGCGCCCAGGACGTGACCATTGAGGATTCGACCGCCTGCATGCACGGCTCGCGCGGGATGGCCGAACCGGTGGCGCCGTCGCTGCTGTCGGAACCGGCCATCGTGGCCGGCATCGCCAAGGCTACGCTCGCGCCCAACCCGCGGGTCGACTGGGACCGCTGGGTGGCCGATTATGCGACCATCCGCGATGCGATCGCCGAGACCTATCCCGAGATCTTCCACGACTTCAATGCGCGCATGTGGACCCCGGGCGGCATTCGCAAACCCCTGGGCGCCGCGCACCGGGTCTGGAAGACCGAGAGCGGCAAGGCCAATTTCACGGTGCCCGAGGCGCTCCAGGGTAATCCGGACCTGAAGGGCGGTTCGAGCACGCTGCGCCTGTTCACGGTGCGTAGCGACGGCCAGTTCAACACCACCATCTACAGTCATGACGACCGCTTCCGCGGCGTCTACGGCAGCCGCATGGTGATCTTCATGGCGCGCGCCGACATGGCCCGGCATGCGCTCACGCAGGGCGAGCTGGTAACGCTGCGCTGCGCGGCCGAGGACGGGGTCGAGCGCCGCGTCGGCGGCCTGGCGGTGGTGCCCTATGACGTGCCCGAAGGCTGCATCGCGGGCTACTTCCCCGAGCTCAATCCCCTGATCCCGCTGTGGCACCACGCCAAGGAAAGCAAGGTGCCGGCGGCCAAGGCGATCGACGTGATCCTCGAGCGCGGCGGGAGGCCGTCGTGA